A window of the Halobacterium hubeiense genome harbors these coding sequences:
- a CDS encoding cryptochrome/photolyase family protein, whose protein sequence is MQLFWHRRDLRTADNRGLAAAAESGEVVPVFCFDDVVLDHASPPRVAFMLDALADLRARYRDLSSDLLVRRGDPSAVLSDLAEEYSADRVVWNHDYSGLARERDEAVRAALGDADVGHEQYHDAVFHEPGAIRTNAGDPYSVYTYFWKKWRDREKPDPVPEPSAGDFADVSGEELPTLADLGFAEPDAALPDAGTEAARERLEDFCEDAVFRYEEARDYPAEAATSRLSQDLKFGTIGVRELYERTEDAMAEADNDEERASVEEYQGQLAWREFYAQVLYFNPGVVSQNYKEYEQPIEWREDDAELAAWKRGETGYPIVDAGMRQLREEAYMHNRVRMIVASFLTKDLLQDWREGYDHFREHLVDHDTANDNGGWQWAASTGTDAQPYFRIFNPTTQGERYDPDAEYITEYVPELRDVPAEKIHAWPELDADERAALAPDYPDPIVDHGERREQAISMFERARGDD, encoded by the coding sequence ATGCAGCTGTTCTGGCACCGCCGCGACCTCCGCACGGCCGACAACCGCGGGCTCGCCGCGGCCGCCGAGTCGGGCGAGGTCGTTCCCGTGTTCTGCTTCGACGACGTCGTCCTCGATCACGCGAGCCCGCCCCGTGTGGCGTTCATGCTGGACGCGCTCGCCGACCTCCGGGCGCGCTACCGCGACCTCAGTAGCGACCTGCTCGTGCGTCGCGGCGACCCGTCGGCGGTGCTATCCGACCTCGCCGAGGAGTACAGCGCCGACCGCGTCGTCTGGAACCACGACTACTCGGGGCTCGCCCGCGAGCGCGACGAAGCCGTCCGCGCCGCGCTCGGGGACGCGGACGTCGGTCACGAACAATACCACGACGCCGTCTTCCACGAGCCGGGCGCGATTCGCACGAACGCCGGCGACCCCTACTCCGTGTACACGTACTTCTGGAAGAAGTGGCGCGACCGCGAGAAACCCGACCCCGTCCCCGAGCCGTCGGCTGGCGACTTCGCGGACGTCTCCGGCGAAGAGTTGCCGACATTAGCGGACCTCGGATTCGCGGAGCCCGACGCAGCACTGCCGGACGCGGGCACCGAAGCGGCCCGCGAGCGCTTGGAAGACTTCTGCGAGGACGCCGTCTTCCGCTACGAGGAGGCCCGCGACTACCCCGCGGAAGCGGCGACGTCTCGCCTCTCCCAGGACCTCAAGTTCGGAACCATCGGCGTCCGCGAACTGTACGAGCGAACGGAGGACGCGATGGCCGAGGCGGACAACGACGAGGAGCGCGCGAGCGTTGAGGAGTACCAGGGGCAACTCGCGTGGCGGGAGTTCTACGCGCAAGTACTGTACTTCAACCCCGGCGTCGTCTCACAGAACTACAAGGAGTACGAGCAGCCAATCGAGTGGCGCGAGGACGACGCCGAACTGGCGGCGTGGAAGCGCGGGGAGACCGGCTACCCAATCGTCGACGCGGGGATGCGGCAACTCCGCGAGGAGGCGTATATGCACAACCGCGTGCGGATGATCGTCGCGTCGTTCCTCACGAAGGACTTGCTGCAGGACTGGCGCGAGGGCTACGACCACTTCCGCGAGCACCTCGTCGACCACGACACCGCCAACGACAACGGCGGCTGGCAGTGGGCGGCCTCCACGGGCACGGACGCCCAGCCGTACTTCCGCATCTTCAACCCCACGACGCAGGGCGAGCGCTACGACCCGGACGCCGAGTACATCACCGAGTACGTCCCCGAGCTACGCGACGTGCCCGCAGAGAAGATTCACGCGTGGCCGGAGTTAGACGCCGACGAGCGCGCGGCGCTGGCGCCCGACTACCCGGACCCGATTGTGGACCACGGCGAGCGCCGCGAGCAGGCGATTTCGATGTTCGAGCGGGCGCGCGGCGACGACTGA
- a CDS encoding antitoxin VapB family protein encodes MGTKSLTITEEAYERLKEHKRDDESFTDTILRLAGGDRDLMSGFGSMQDVDGFRDAVEDTRGELDADLRARGER; translated from the coding sequence ATGGGGACGAAGAGCCTCACAATCACCGAAGAGGCCTACGAGCGCCTGAAAGAACACAAGCGGGACGACGAGAGCTTCACCGATACCATTCTTCGGCTCGCGGGCGGCGACCGCGACCTCATGTCGGGCTTCGGGTCGATGCAGGACGTCGACGGGTTCCGCGACGCCGTCGAAGACACACGGGGCGAGCTGGACGCCGACCTGCGAGCGCGAGGCGAGCGGTAG
- a CDS encoding PIN domain-containing protein, protein MLVFDTTFLLDYLDGVDATADYLAANEAKPFHAVSLSLFEVYRGAAQAGGSDQLETAADGLAWLDALPLTEPAAREAALIEASLLDDGACVNLGDTLIAGVCRHHDARIVTRDDHFDRVPGLDVETY, encoded by the coding sequence ATGCTCGTCTTCGACACGACGTTCCTGCTCGACTACCTCGATGGCGTTGACGCGACGGCGGACTACCTCGCAGCGAACGAGGCGAAGCCGTTCCACGCGGTGTCGCTGTCGCTGTTCGAGGTGTACCGTGGCGCCGCGCAGGCAGGCGGCAGCGACCAACTGGAGACGGCGGCGGACGGCTTGGCGTGGCTGGACGCGCTGCCGTTGACCGAGCCGGCAGCGCGGGAGGCCGCGCTGATTGAGGCGTCACTGCTCGACGACGGTGCCTGCGTCAATCTCGGCGACACGCTGATTGCGGGCGTCTGCCGGCACCACGACGCGCGGATTGTCACGCGCGACGACCACTTCGACCGCGTCCCCGGCCTCGACGTCGAGACCTACTGA
- a CDS encoding MFS transporter: MRSWRGVGLVTGWQFTASLAFYAIFASTAFVREDFGISRALTGTVVTAIMLGYTVLLFGTGAAVDGYGERPVMVVGLLGMAVGCVGVAFAPTFPLLLAALVVLGFAYATAMPATNRAIVAVSPRDSRNLAMNVKQVGVTAGSGLGALLVTAVAATRFGWRGGFLVVAGAAVVVAAAFAAGYEGTTGSGTLSMPDVRGLLDDPAYRGLVLAGLFLGAAVFTTTGYVVLHMTESVAVAAGFAGAVLAGVQVSGSVGRLVGGALSDRMSGAPSRGPALVLTAQGVLAAVCFLGVTVAETPWTSAVAFALLGLFILGFPGVYYATMTAIVDDDEVGAATAGGQTTLNLGGIAAPPLFGFVVDGFSYDIAWTLAAAVTAVGAVVVWTQVARRA; the protein is encoded by the coding sequence ATGCGCTCGTGGCGCGGCGTCGGCCTCGTGACCGGGTGGCAGTTCACGGCGAGCCTCGCGTTCTACGCCATCTTCGCGTCGACGGCGTTCGTGCGCGAGGACTTCGGCATCTCCCGCGCGCTCACCGGCACCGTCGTCACCGCCATCATGCTCGGCTACACCGTCCTCCTGTTCGGGACGGGCGCCGCCGTCGACGGCTACGGCGAGCGTCCCGTGATGGTCGTCGGACTGCTCGGGATGGCGGTCGGCTGCGTCGGCGTCGCGTTCGCGCCGACGTTCCCGCTGTTGCTCGCCGCGCTCGTCGTCCTCGGGTTCGCGTACGCCACCGCGATGCCCGCCACCAACCGCGCCATCGTCGCCGTCTCCCCGCGGGACAGCCGGAACCTCGCGATGAACGTCAAGCAAGTCGGCGTCACCGCCGGTTCCGGTCTCGGCGCGCTCCTCGTCACCGCCGTCGCTGCCACCCGCTTCGGCTGGCGCGGCGGCTTCCTCGTCGTCGCCGGCGCGGCCGTCGTCGTCGCCGCGGCGTTCGCCGCCGGCTACGAGGGGACGACCGGCTCCGGCACGCTCTCGATGCCGGACGTCCGCGGCCTCCTCGACGACCCCGCGTACCGCGGGCTCGTTCTCGCCGGTCTGTTCCTCGGCGCGGCGGTGTTCACGACCACGGGCTACGTCGTCCTCCACATGACCGAATCCGTCGCGGTCGCCGCGGGCTTCGCTGGCGCCGTCCTCGCCGGCGTGCAGGTCTCGGGCAGCGTCGGCCGCCTCGTCGGCGGCGCGCTCTCCGACCGGATGAGCGGCGCGCCGTCACGCGGCCCCGCGCTCGTGTTGACCGCGCAGGGCGTCCTCGCCGCCGTCTGCTTCCTCGGCGTCACCGTCGCGGAGACGCCGTGGACGTCCGCGGTCGCGTTCGCGCTACTGGGCCTGTTCATCCTTGGGTTCCCCGGCGTCTACTACGCCACGATGACCGCCATCGTGGACGACGACGAGGTCGGCGCCGCCACCGCCGGCGGCCAGACCACGCTGAACCTCGGCGGCATCGCCGCGCCGCCGCTGTTCGGATTCGTCGTGGACGGCTTCAGTTACGACATCGCGTGGACGCTCGCCGCCGCCGTCACCGCCGTCGGCGCCGTCGTCGTCTGGACGCAGGTCGCACGGCGGGCTTAG
- the sod gene encoding superoxide dismutase produces MSDYELPPLPYDYDALEPHISEQVLTWHHDTHHQGYVNGWNSAEETLEANREEGDFSSSAGAIGNVTHNGSGHILHSIFWNNMSPNGGGEPAGALAARIEEDFGSYEAWKGEFEAAASAAGGWALLVYDSHSEQLRNVVVDKHDQGALWGSHPILALDVWEHSYYYDYGPDRGDFVDNFFEVVDWDDVADRYEEVAARFE; encoded by the coding sequence ATGAGTGACTACGAACTTCCACCGCTTCCGTACGACTACGACGCACTCGAACCGCACATCTCCGAGCAGGTGCTGACGTGGCATCACGACACTCACCACCAGGGCTACGTCAACGGCTGGAACAGCGCCGAGGAGACCCTCGAAGCCAACCGCGAGGAGGGTGACTTCTCCTCGTCGGCGGGCGCCATCGGCAACGTGACCCACAACGGCTCCGGGCACATCCTGCACTCCATCTTCTGGAACAACATGAGCCCGAACGGCGGCGGCGAACCCGCCGGCGCCCTCGCCGCGCGCATCGAGGAGGACTTCGGCTCCTACGAGGCGTGGAAGGGCGAGTTCGAGGCCGCCGCGTCCGCCGCGGGTGGCTGGGCGCTCCTCGTGTACGACAGCCACTCCGAGCAGCTCCGCAACGTCGTCGTCGACAAGCACGACCAGGGCGCTCTCTGGGGCTCCCATCCCATCCTCGCGCTGGACGTCTGGGAGCACTCCTACTACTACGACTACGGCCCCGACCGCGGCGACTTCGTCGACAACTTCTTCGAGGTCGTCGACTGGGACGACGTCGCGGACCGCTACGAAGAGGTCGCTGCGCGCTTCGAGTAG
- a CDS encoding DUF7522 family protein has translation MTTHDTQPQSALDDAKAALVDALRDALGDNLRDVWVLDQHTQQSLYLREDVADRIEDVDVEKHLDNERYGFVTRQTYNRLHYSEFRYTHRGFDTWELFRTFVSEDDAQVGVVVGVDANDANYDFGALTDTVHDLAAEYGVKALAPVAPDDA, from the coding sequence ATGACAACGCACGACACGCAGCCGCAGTCGGCTCTCGACGACGCGAAGGCGGCGCTGGTCGACGCCCTCCGCGACGCGCTCGGCGACAACCTCCGCGACGTCTGGGTGCTCGACCAACACACCCAGCAGTCGCTGTACCTCCGCGAGGACGTCGCCGACCGAATCGAGGACGTCGACGTGGAGAAACACCTCGACAACGAGCGCTACGGCTTCGTCACGCGACAGACGTACAACCGCCTCCACTACTCGGAGTTCCGGTACACGCACCGCGGGTTTGACACGTGGGAACTGTTCCGGACGTTCGTCTCCGAGGACGACGCGCAGGTCGGCGTCGTCGTCGGCGTGGACGCAAACGACGCCAACTACGACTTCGGCGCGCTCACCGACACTGTCCACGACCTCGCCGCCGAGTACGGCGTAAAAGCGCTCGCACCCGTGGCTCCCGACGACGCGTAG
- a CDS encoding DUF5827 family protein produces MPVPKDDFEALHPCDFYTPAELLDADEMYTVYEIARLLQDLEADAELDPNTENVLLDWAIPWIMRHSDDLVVAEPREDDEPGYYGVKPDDA; encoded by the coding sequence ATGCCCGTTCCCAAGGACGACTTCGAGGCGCTCCACCCGTGTGACTTCTACACGCCCGCGGAGCTCCTCGACGCCGACGAGATGTACACCGTCTACGAAATCGCGCGGCTCCTCCAGGACCTGGAGGCGGACGCGGAGCTGGACCCGAACACGGAGAACGTCCTCCTCGACTGGGCGATTCCGTGGATTATGCGCCACAGCGACGACCTCGTCGTCGCCGAACCGCGCGAGGACGACGAGCCCGGCTACTACGGCGTGAAACCCGACGACGCCTGA
- a CDS encoding MBL fold metallo-hydrolase translates to MVTNLAAGVDAFTSNAFLVEGERTVLVDPGANFDAVGAVRERVDDLDAVLLTHPHPDHVGNLDDVKAAFDVDAWGFDANIDSVDHELADGDTVTIGDHDYEALHTPGHEPHHLVFYSRDAGVLFAADLVFAHGAFGRTDLEGGDRATLVRSIERVLDVVGDLDVMHAGHGPSVTDGAIENVELAARAARQ, encoded by the coding sequence ATGGTCACGAATCTCGCCGCCGGCGTCGACGCGTTCACGAGCAACGCCTTCCTCGTGGAGGGCGAACGCACCGTCCTCGTGGACCCCGGCGCGAACTTCGACGCCGTTGGTGCCGTCCGCGAGCGCGTTGACGACCTCGACGCGGTGCTTCTCACGCATCCCCACCCCGACCACGTCGGCAACCTCGACGACGTGAAAGCCGCCTTTGACGTGGACGCTTGGGGGTTCGACGCGAACATCGACAGCGTGGACCACGAACTCGCGGACGGCGACACGGTCACCATCGGCGACCACGACTACGAGGCCCTGCACACGCCCGGCCACGAGCCACACCACCTCGTGTTCTACTCGCGGGACGCGGGCGTGCTGTTCGCCGCGGACCTCGTGTTCGCGCACGGCGCGTTCGGCCGCACCGACCTGGAGGGTGGCGACCGCGCGACGCTCGTGCGAAGCATCGAGCGCGTGCTCGACGTCGTCGGCGACCTCGACGTGATGCACGCCGGCCACGGCCCGAGCGTCACGGACGGCGCAATCGAGAACGTGGAGTTGGCGGCGCGGGCCGCCCGACAGTAG
- a CDS encoding cupin domain-containing protein, translating to MPYEKATIADAESALPDDARAKMFRMKDPLDTDEVAFTLFTMEPNAEGMEHDHRDSGQEEVYYVVEGGVDVEFGGETVSLDEREALRIDAEETRQIRNRDHYSELVLVGAPR from the coding sequence ATGCCCTACGAGAAGGCGACGATAGCTGACGCCGAATCGGCGCTGCCGGACGACGCCCGCGCGAAGATGTTCCGCATGAAAGACCCCCTCGACACCGACGAGGTGGCGTTCACGCTGTTCACGATGGAGCCCAACGCCGAGGGGATGGAACACGACCACCGCGACTCCGGCCAGGAGGAAGTCTACTACGTCGTCGAGGGCGGCGTGGACGTGGAGTTCGGCGGCGAGACGGTCTCCCTGGACGAGCGCGAAGCCCTCCGCATCGACGCCGAGGAGACCCGACAGATTCGCAACCGCGACCACTACTCCGAGCTCGTGCTCGTCGGCGCGCCGCGCTGA
- the thyX gene encoding FAD-dependent thymidylate synthase, protein MRVRLLDATDDPEELICQGARNDYMSEWVAEQDFEEAMDGVEGDDVEEQKANFLAKLLKRGHYGPFEHPSATFAIEGMSRSCMAQLTRHRHASFDVQSMRYVAFDEVDPADVEDGEMVVTPPSATDPDWVGRNQKADDFDEEDVEKREEIFQRSVRQSVEDYQELLELGMPPEDARFVLPIGTEVNVVVTLNPRSLMHIADMRAAADAQWEIRDLTEQLLDLAAEWCPHTFDYYEAEMKHRKNRLAP, encoded by the coding sequence ATGCGAGTACGCCTTCTGGACGCGACCGACGACCCCGAGGAGCTCATCTGCCAGGGCGCGCGCAACGACTACATGAGCGAGTGGGTGGCCGAACAGGACTTCGAGGAAGCGATGGACGGCGTGGAGGGCGACGACGTCGAGGAGCAGAAGGCGAACTTCCTCGCGAAGCTCCTCAAGCGCGGGCACTACGGACCCTTCGAGCACCCGAGCGCGACGTTCGCCATCGAGGGGATGAGCCGGTCGTGCATGGCCCAGCTCACTCGCCACCGCCACGCGAGCTTCGACGTGCAGTCGATGCGCTACGTCGCCTTCGACGAGGTGGACCCCGCGGACGTCGAGGACGGCGAGATGGTGGTGACGCCGCCGTCCGCCACGGACCCGGACTGGGTCGGCCGCAACCAGAAGGCCGACGACTTCGACGAGGAGGACGTCGAGAAGCGCGAGGAAATCTTCCAGCGGTCGGTCCGCCAGTCCGTCGAGGACTACCAGGAGCTACTGGAGCTCGGGATGCCGCCTGAGGACGCGCGGTTCGTCCTCCCCATCGGTACCGAGGTGAACGTCGTCGTCACGCTGAACCCGCGGTCGCTGATGCACATCGCGGACATGCGCGCGGCGGCGGACGCCCAGTGGGAGATTCGCGACCTCACCGAGCAGCTACTGGACCTCGCCGCCGAGTGGTGCCCGCACACCTTCGACTACTACGAGGCGGAGATGAAACACCGGAAGAACCGGCTCGCGCCCTAG
- a CDS encoding fibronectin type III-like domain-contianing protein yields the protein MEPLFPFGHGLSYTDFEYENASVSRAATTPEDGLTVSVDVTNTGDRDGAEAVQVYVGAVDSSVERPPKELAGFQKVDVAAGETETVSVDIDREAFRYWDEEADEWAVDYGEYEVSVAASSRDVHATERIELRESVQQSAGTTTETESETGTETESESAGSAPGFGVVAAAAAVTASVVGRLRGDD from the coding sequence GTGGAGCCGCTGTTCCCGTTCGGCCACGGCCTCAGCTACACCGACTTCGAGTACGAGAACGCGTCCGTCTCGAGGGCCGCGACGACCCCCGAGGACGGCCTCACCGTGAGCGTGGACGTGACCAACACCGGCGACCGGGACGGCGCGGAAGCCGTCCAAGTGTACGTCGGCGCAGTCGATTCGAGCGTCGAACGCCCGCCGAAAGAACTCGCAGGGTTCCAGAAGGTGGACGTGGCGGCCGGCGAGACCGAGACCGTCTCCGTGGACATCGACCGGGAGGCGTTCCGCTACTGGGACGAGGAGGCCGACGAGTGGGCGGTCGACTACGGCGAGTACGAGGTTTCGGTTGCGGCGTCCTCGCGGGACGTGCACGCGACCGAACGAATCGAACTCAGAGAGTCCGTCCAACAGTCGGCGGGGACGACGACCGAGACCGAGAGCGAAACCGGGACGGAGACGGAATCAGAGTCGGCCGGGAGCGCGCCCGGGTTCGGCGTGGTCGCGGCGGCCGCGGCGGTCACCGCGAGCGTCGTCGGGCGGCTCCGCGGCGACGACTAG
- a CDS encoding helix-turn-helix domain-containing protein: protein MPYVKLSITIPDLVWMSDLSQAFPETVFRVTAATVNDDVGVAHIDVHGEESTAVVESFRDYDAVTDLTVLDDGPKATRVQLETTSPLMLRSIQDSGVPLQLPFEVQDGELLLELTVPSGTMTDLTETLGDYGIPYTVERVSQDTDSGSLLTERQAWVLDRAVERGYYDTPRETTLAELADDLGMAKSTCSELLHRAEGHVIKDYHTDTETTETETPALSD, encoded by the coding sequence ATGCCATACGTGAAACTCAGTATTACCATCCCGGATCTGGTCTGGATGAGCGACCTCTCACAGGCGTTCCCCGAGACGGTGTTCCGCGTCACCGCCGCCACCGTGAACGACGACGTCGGCGTCGCGCACATCGACGTTCACGGCGAAGAGAGCACGGCCGTCGTGGAGTCGTTCCGCGACTACGACGCCGTGACCGACCTCACGGTGCTGGACGACGGGCCGAAGGCGACCCGGGTCCAACTCGAAACCACGTCCCCGCTCATGCTGCGGTCGATACAGGACTCCGGCGTGCCGCTGCAACTGCCGTTCGAGGTCCAGGACGGCGAACTGCTCTTGGAGCTCACCGTCCCGTCGGGCACGATGACGGACCTGACCGAGACGCTCGGCGACTACGGCATCCCCTACACCGTCGAACGCGTCAGCCAAGACACGGACTCCGGGTCGCTTCTGACCGAGCGCCAAGCGTGGGTGCTCGACAGGGCCGTCGAGCGAGGGTACTACGACACGCCCCGCGAGACGACGCTCGCCGAACTCGCCGACGACCTCGGGATGGCGAAGTCGACGTGCAGCGAACTCCTCCACCGTGCCGAGGGACACGTCATCAAGGACTACCACACCGACACCGAGACCACCGAGACGGAGACGCCCGCGCTCTCGGACTGA
- a CDS encoding redoxin domain-containing protein, with product MISDRKSAFDFALPGTEGKEIRKYRLSDHTNEGAAVLVFYPFDFSPVCTEVFCQFRDAEYLTFTENVDVLGISRDSCYAHKQFIQEYDLPFPLLSDTEGDVVEQFDLAYDEWEHHSGVPKRALLTLDESHDIRYKWHTEDAYTAPNYDELIQSVRSLVEDPVT from the coding sequence GTGATTAGTGACCGAAAGTCGGCCTTCGACTTCGCGTTGCCGGGTACGGAAGGCAAGGAAATCAGGAAGTACCGGCTGAGCGACCACACGAACGAGGGCGCGGCCGTCCTCGTGTTCTACCCGTTCGACTTCAGCCCCGTCTGCACCGAGGTCTTCTGCCAGTTCCGGGACGCCGAGTACCTCACGTTCACCGAGAACGTCGACGTCCTCGGCATCTCGCGGGACTCCTGTTACGCCCACAAGCAGTTCATTCAGGAGTACGACCTGCCGTTCCCGCTGCTCAGCGACACCGAGGGCGACGTCGTCGAGCAGTTCGACCTCGCGTACGACGAGTGGGAACACCACTCCGGGGTCCCCAAGCGAGCGCTGCTCACGCTCGACGAGTCACACGACATCCGCTACAAGTGGCACACGGAAGACGCCTACACCGCCCCCAACTACGACGAACTCATCCAGAGCGTGCGTTCACTCGTGGAGGACCCAGTCACGTGA
- a CDS encoding two-component system sensor histidine kinase NtrB has protein sequence MTDSPGPHAPRADGSEPSDTVARHLIEGAATHAIFMLDADGEITTWSAPAEALYGYDTETALGRHVRTLFADKESGDSNSLPADFFERPATDTVEVEHWHRRADDSVFWGTLTLSPLWNETFDGYAAISQDTTTTKEYERMLERQNDRLKEFTDILAHDLRNPLSIIDGYLQRYEETGDEKHLETIEETTDRMERLVEDLLRVARQGDVVTDPDPTDIGDVVDMAWQTLSTTPSATLHYEPIQSVSSDPDRLCELFENLFRNAIEHGGTDVTVRVGQLDNGFYVEDDGPGIADEHKEQVFDHGFTTRDDGHGYGLSVVRTIVNAHGWDVTAADAETGGARFEITGIEFLC, from the coding sequence ATGACGGATTCACCCGGTCCGCACGCCCCCAGGGCCGATGGGTCCGAACCGAGCGACACGGTCGCTCGCCACCTCATCGAAGGCGCGGCCACGCACGCGATTTTCATGCTCGACGCCGACGGAGAGATTACCACGTGGTCTGCGCCCGCCGAAGCGCTCTACGGATACGACACGGAGACGGCGCTCGGCCGCCACGTGCGCACGCTGTTCGCCGACAAGGAGAGCGGTGACTCGAACTCGCTCCCGGCGGACTTCTTCGAGCGGCCGGCCACTGACACCGTCGAAGTCGAACACTGGCATCGGCGCGCGGACGACTCGGTCTTCTGGGGGACGCTGACGCTGTCGCCGCTGTGGAACGAGACGTTCGACGGCTACGCTGCCATCAGCCAGGACACCACGACCACCAAAGAGTACGAGCGAATGCTAGAGCGGCAGAACGACCGCCTCAAGGAGTTCACCGACATCCTCGCGCACGACCTCAGGAACCCGCTGAGCATCATCGACGGGTATCTCCAGCGATACGAGGAGACCGGCGACGAGAAACACCTCGAAACCATCGAGGAGACGACCGACCGGATGGAGCGACTCGTCGAAGACCTGCTCCGGGTGGCGCGACAGGGAGACGTCGTCACCGACCCGGACCCGACCGACATCGGTGACGTCGTCGACATGGCGTGGCAGACGCTGTCTACCACCCCCAGTGCGACCCTCCACTACGAGCCGATTCAGTCGGTGAGCAGCGACCCGGACAGGCTCTGCGAGCTGTTCGAGAACCTCTTCCGGAACGCCATCGAACACGGCGGCACCGACGTGACGGTGCGCGTCGGCCAGCTCGACAACGGCTTCTACGTCGAGGACGACGGCCCGGGGATTGCCGACGAACACAAAGAGCAGGTGTTCGACCACGGGTTCACCACGCGAGACGACGGCCACGGATACGGCCTCTCGGTCGTCCGCACGATTGTGAACGCCCACGGCTGGGACGTAACGGCCGCTGACGCCGAGACGGGCGGCGCGCGATTCGAAATCACGGGCATCGAGTTCCTCTGCTGA
- a CDS encoding helix-turn-helix domain-containing protein has product MSVIVELVVPSDAFELGQILRVEEPTQVTVETMVPLGGRPTPFVRVRNDARGSFERSVREHASVNEVQLVNIHDDESLYALNWEPSESSLLAMVLELDAVLLGATGTADTWGLEIRFPSHDALSEFQQYYVGANIDVSVERIYNPTKPDAGPWYGLTATQRETLMRAVEAGYYSLPRQLSTQDLADTFDVSDQAVTERLRRGIETLVMNTLLVDEQS; this is encoded by the coding sequence ATGAGCGTCATCGTCGAGTTGGTCGTTCCGTCTGACGCGTTCGAGCTGGGGCAGATTCTCCGGGTCGAGGAGCCGACGCAGGTCACGGTGGAGACGATGGTGCCGCTGGGCGGGAGACCGACGCCGTTCGTTCGAGTCCGAAACGACGCGCGTGGGAGCTTCGAGCGGTCCGTCCGCGAGCACGCCTCGGTCAACGAGGTGCAGCTCGTCAACATCCACGACGACGAATCGCTGTACGCGCTGAACTGGGAGCCCTCGGAGTCGTCGCTCCTAGCGATGGTTCTCGAACTGGACGCAGTGCTGCTCGGCGCGACCGGGACCGCGGACACGTGGGGGCTCGAAATCAGGTTCCCGTCACACGACGCGCTCTCGGAGTTCCAGCAGTACTACGTTGGAGCGAACATCGACGTGTCAGTCGAACGCATCTACAATCCCACGAAGCCGGACGCCGGCCCCTGGTACGGGCTGACCGCGACCCAGCGCGAGACGCTCATGCGCGCCGTGGAAGCGGGCTACTACTCGCTGCCGCGCCAGCTGTCCACCCAAGACCTCGCGGACACCTTCGACGTCTCCGACCAGGCGGTCACCGAGCGGCTCCGGCGGGGCATCGAAACCCTGGTAATGAACACGCTGTTGGTCGACGAGCAATCCTGA
- a CDS encoding DUF7835 family putative zinc beta-ribbon protein, which produces MAKPTPADDAIREQCTTCEKTRPHDVTIELLTESGKDTNRKFFREPYHIAECRNCGTTTKLRLNNA; this is translated from the coding sequence ATGGCCAAACCAACCCCCGCGGACGACGCCATCCGAGAACAGTGTACGACCTGTGAGAAGACCCGTCCACACGACGTCACCATCGAACTACTGACCGAGAGCGGGAAAGACACGAACCGGAAGTTCTTCAGGGAGCCCTACCACATCGCCGAATGCCGCAACTGCGGGACGACGACGAAACTCCGGCTCAACAACGCCTGA